The following proteins come from a genomic window of Corynebacterium hansenii:
- the malQ gene encoding 4-alpha-glucanotransferase, whose protein sequence is MMGRVTNDDAQLPVTAPLADLAADLGVAARYTAHDGKETTVSRETILKILAALDVDLGPTPEDPSDEDILAAREAWADSRWRRLLPPVVVSTGGRRKEVLVHVPDGTDVSVTAILADGSEWPLAQVEHNVPARVVDGAPMGEAAFAVPEDLPLGWHRLRAVNGDAVAECELAVTPGRLSTADGFVEKPATGVMAQLYSVRSERSWGIGDLTTLGDLASVAAREAGADFVLINPLHAAEPCPPVEDSPYLPTTRRYANPLYIRVEMIPEFSYLDEADAAELRELAEEFRALNRSADEIDRDPIYAAKLRALHALHHIPLSEVRRADYERFLREQGRGILDYARWCADRDIEMRTAARDNGEFPGLVMPLGAHEDVDELREELVDFHCWLQWVLDEQLRDAQRAATEAGMRIGIMADLAVGVHPGGSDARNLAEWMAPDASVGAPPDGFNQRGQDWSQPPWNPHKLAEASYKPWRDMLRTVLRHSGGIRVDHILGLFRLWVMPRMESPANGTYVHFDHEAMVGILALEAELAGAVVIGEDLGTFEPWVQEYLAQRGIMGTSILWFESDGPGVPKQPSNYRSLCLSSVTTHDLPPTAGYLDGEHIKLRDRLGLFHTDVADEEARDLEWVTRNLAAVDAAGCFEGLEDGGEPVSGRDWANLTRDELPDAAPLVVGLHRYLARTPSALTCMALVDMVGDRRTQNQPGTTHDQYPNWCVPLTDGEGRALLVSDLPDLPLFGAVAAASARG, encoded by the coding sequence ATGATGGGACGCGTGACCAACGACGATGCGCAGCTGCCAGTGACCGCCCCTCTCGCCGACCTCGCCGCCGATCTCGGCGTCGCCGCACGCTACACCGCGCATGACGGCAAAGAGACCACGGTGTCCAGGGAGACGATCCTGAAGATCCTCGCCGCGCTCGACGTCGACCTCGGTCCCACCCCCGAGGACCCCTCCGACGAGGACATCCTCGCCGCCCGAGAGGCGTGGGCCGATTCCCGCTGGCGCAGGCTGCTGCCGCCCGTCGTGGTCAGCACGGGCGGACGCCGCAAGGAGGTTCTGGTCCACGTCCCCGACGGCACCGACGTCTCCGTCACGGCGATCCTCGCGGACGGTTCGGAGTGGCCGCTGGCGCAGGTCGAGCACAACGTCCCGGCCCGCGTGGTCGACGGCGCGCCGATGGGCGAGGCCGCCTTCGCGGTGCCGGAGGATCTGCCCCTGGGCTGGCACCGGCTGCGCGCGGTCAACGGCGACGCGGTCGCGGAGTGCGAGCTCGCGGTGACCCCGGGCCGCTTGTCGACGGCCGACGGCTTCGTCGAAAAGCCCGCGACCGGCGTCATGGCCCAGCTGTATTCGGTGCGCTCCGAGCGGTCCTGGGGCATCGGCGACCTGACCACCCTCGGCGACCTGGCCAGCGTCGCGGCGCGCGAGGCGGGCGCGGACTTCGTGCTGATCAACCCCCTCCACGCCGCGGAGCCGTGCCCGCCGGTGGAGGACTCCCCCTACCTGCCCACCACCCGCCGCTACGCCAACCCGCTGTACATCCGCGTGGAGATGATCCCGGAGTTCTCCTACCTCGACGAGGCCGACGCCGCGGAGCTGCGCGAGTTGGCCGAGGAGTTCCGCGCGCTCAACCGCTCGGCCGACGAGATCGACCGCGACCCGATCTACGCCGCCAAGCTGCGCGCCCTCCACGCGCTGCACCACATCCCGCTGTCCGAGGTGCGCCGCGCCGATTACGAGAGGTTCCTGCGGGAGCAGGGCCGCGGCATCCTGGACTACGCCCGCTGGTGCGCCGACCGCGACATCGAGATGCGCACCGCCGCCCGCGACAACGGCGAGTTCCCCGGGCTGGTCATGCCGCTGGGCGCCCACGAGGACGTCGACGAGCTGCGCGAGGAGCTGGTCGATTTCCACTGCTGGCTGCAGTGGGTCCTCGACGAGCAGCTCCGCGACGCCCAGCGCGCCGCCACCGAGGCGGGCATGCGCATCGGCATCATGGCCGACCTGGCCGTGGGCGTGCACCCGGGCGGTTCCGACGCCCGCAACCTGGCCGAGTGGATGGCCCCGGATGCGTCCGTGGGCGCGCCGCCGGACGGGTTCAACCAGCGCGGCCAGGACTGGTCCCAGCCGCCGTGGAATCCGCACAAGCTGGCGGAGGCCTCCTACAAGCCGTGGCGCGACATGCTGCGCACGGTGCTGCGCCACTCGGGCGGCATCCGCGTCGACCACATCCTCGGGCTGTTCCGCCTGTGGGTGATGCCGCGGATGGAGTCCCCGGCGAACGGCACCTACGTCCACTTCGACCACGAGGCGATGGTCGGCATCCTGGCGCTGGAGGCCGAACTCGCCGGGGCCGTCGTCATCGGCGAGGACCTGGGCACCTTCGAGCCGTGGGTGCAGGAGTACCTGGCGCAGCGCGGCATCATGGGCACCTCGATCCTGTGGTTCGAATCCGACGGCCCGGGCGTGCCCAAGCAGCCGTCGAACTACCGCAGCCTGTGCCTGTCCTCGGTGACCACGCACGACCTGCCGCCGACGGCCGGCTACCTGGACGGCGAGCACATCAAGCTGCGCGACCGCCTCGGCCTCTTCCACACCGACGTCGCCGACGAGGAGGCCCGCGATCTCGAGTGGGTGACCCGCAACCTCGCGGCCGTGGACGCCGCCGGCTGCTTCGAGGGGCTCGAGGACGGCGGCGAACCCGTGTCGGGCCGCGACTGGGCGAACCTCACCCGCGATGAACTGCCGGACGCGGCCCCGCTCGTCGTCGGCCTGCACCGCTACCTCGCCCGCACCCCGTCGGCGCTGACGTGCATGGCGCTGGTGGACATGGTCGGCGACCGCCGCACCCAGAACCAGCCGGGCACGACGCACGACCAGTACCCGAACTGGTGCGTGCCGTTGACCGACGGCGAGGGGCGCGCATTGCTCGTCTCCGACCTCCCGGATCTGCCCCTGTTCGGGGCCGTCGCCGCCGCATCCGCCAGGGGCTGA
- the brnQ gene encoding branched-chain amino acid transport system II carrier protein, with amino-acid sequence MTTNDSRSTGPTIIVVGLMLFAMFFGAGNLIFPPQLGTEAGTAYGPAMAGFLSTAVLLPALAVIAVSVSGNGIVDIASRAGRAFGLVFSVAVYLSIGALYAIPRTANVAFETGVAGVAGTSSAWALFAFTAAFFALSLWLSLRPGGIVDSLGRWLTPALLILIVALVVVGSMVLGAEPGEPTQKWAGSPYAAGFLEGYLTMDSLAALVFGIVVIDSLRSRGIRRQRQVVTSSILAGVVAVVLLGLVYLGLGRLGQGIDGEYTNGALLLSDAATRAFGAAGAWVFALIVLLACLTTAVGLITSTAAFFSSLTPRIGFRAWAIAFTLAGLLMSNLGLETIIGIAIPLNVFLYPMAVALVFLTLLQAALPFRLVWSYRVPVAVAGVFALIDLARALDVDPAAAMPALADLPLYAESLSWVLPTVIALAICLVADFRNRLPAPEPGEPAASTGLEGARAADVHA; translated from the coding sequence GTGACCACCAACGACTCCCGTTCCACGGGCCCGACGATCATCGTCGTGGGGCTCATGTTGTTCGCCATGTTCTTCGGCGCGGGCAACCTCATCTTCCCGCCGCAGCTGGGCACCGAGGCGGGCACCGCCTACGGCCCGGCGATGGCCGGCTTCCTGTCCACGGCGGTGCTGCTGCCGGCGCTGGCGGTCATCGCCGTGTCGGTGTCCGGCAACGGCATCGTCGACATCGCCTCGAGGGCGGGCCGCGCATTCGGCCTCGTGTTCTCCGTCGCCGTCTACCTGTCCATCGGCGCGCTCTACGCGATCCCCCGCACGGCCAACGTGGCCTTCGAGACGGGCGTCGCCGGCGTGGCCGGGACGTCGTCGGCGTGGGCGCTGTTCGCGTTCACTGCGGCGTTCTTCGCGCTGTCGCTATGGCTGTCGCTGCGCCCCGGCGGCATCGTCGATTCGCTGGGCCGGTGGCTGACGCCGGCGCTGCTGATCCTCATCGTCGCGCTGGTCGTCGTCGGTTCGATGGTGCTCGGCGCGGAGCCGGGCGAGCCGACGCAGAAATGGGCGGGATCGCCGTACGCGGCGGGCTTCCTGGAGGGGTACCTGACCATGGATTCCCTGGCCGCCCTGGTGTTCGGCATCGTGGTCATCGATTCGCTGCGGTCGCGGGGCATCCGCCGGCAGCGCCAGGTGGTCACGTCGTCGATCCTGGCGGGCGTCGTCGCCGTGGTTCTGCTGGGGCTCGTCTATCTGGGTCTGGGCCGCCTGGGCCAGGGCATCGACGGCGAGTACACCAATGGCGCGCTGCTGCTTTCCGACGCCGCCACCCGGGCTTTCGGCGCGGCCGGCGCGTGGGTCTTCGCCCTCATCGTGCTGCTCGCCTGCCTGACGACGGCGGTGGGCCTGATCACCTCGACCGCGGCGTTCTTCTCGTCGCTGACCCCGCGCATCGGGTTCCGCGCGTGGGCCATCGCGTTCACCCTGGCGGGGCTGCTGATGTCGAACCTGGGGTTGGAGACGATCATCGGCATCGCCATCCCGCTCAACGTTTTCCTGTACCCGATGGCGGTGGCGCTGGTGTTCCTGACGCTGCTGCAGGCCGCGCTGCCGTTCCGGCTGGTGTGGTCCTACCGGGTGCCCGTCGCCGTGGCCGGCGTGTTCGCCCTCATCGACCTGGCCCGCGCGCTGGACGTCGACCCCGCCGCGGCGATGCCCGCCCTGGCGGATCTGCCGCTGTACGCGGAATCGCTGTCGTGGGTCCTGCCCACCGTCATCGCGCTGGCCATCTGCCTGGTCGCGGACTTCCGCAATCGCCTGCCGGCGCCGGAGCCCGGCGAGCCTGCGGCGTCAACCGGGTTGGAGGGCGCGCGGGCGGCCGACGTCCACGCCTGA
- a CDS encoding M3 family metallopeptidase, with product MNPTSPNTAADNPLLAPSDLPYGLPDFAAIRDEHVIPAFRTAFVDHDAEIAAIVGNPEAPTFANTLEALEASGRLLERVAAYFFNVAGTDATDERLAIEATIAPELAAHLDGVRLNEGLWARIKRVAELCDGPADAESGVPELDDEARRLLDKVVRDFRRAGADLDDEGKKRLKETNSRLSELSTAFGENLLADTNDRAVVVTEESDLAGLSQSAKDNLARAARKAGREDGWLIPLDLPSVQAILSELESPDTRARVYAASIARGTGEGHDNRPVLLEEVRLRAERARLLGYGTHADYVIDDETAGDAAAAKKLITDLAPAAVANAEGEYKRIADLAAEEAGSDVEGADDVGAPDWPYWAERRRAEEFAVDGEKLKAYFPLDRVLRDGVFHAAKKLYGIDVVPREDLVGYAPGVTVWEVRDEGSAAATSAETSTAAAETGTGTDADTGTDAVTGTDTGIGLILTDFFARPTKRGGAWMSSFVDQSHLLGTKPVVVNVLNIAEPAEGEQALLTLDEVTTLFHEFGHALHGLLSDVRYPRFSGTNVPRDFVEFPSQINENWALEPSILANYAFHVDTGEPIPGELVEAVKRARTAGEGFATAEYLAASALDLAWHSLSPEEAEAITDVGEFEQNALEEFGLDVANLAPRYRSTYFNHIFAGGYSAGYYSYLWAEALDADGFGWFADNGGATREGGDRFRGAILSRGGAIDFAEAYREFRGRDKDIRPLLERRGLAGADVSAGGVG from the coding sequence ATGAACCCAACGTCCCCGAACACCGCAGCCGACAATCCGCTGCTCGCCCCCTCGGACCTGCCCTACGGTCTGCCGGACTTCGCCGCCATCCGCGACGAGCACGTCATTCCCGCGTTCCGCACCGCGTTCGTGGACCATGACGCGGAAATCGCCGCGATCGTCGGCAACCCCGAGGCGCCGACCTTCGCCAACACCCTGGAGGCGCTCGAGGCGTCGGGCCGTCTGCTGGAGCGGGTCGCCGCGTATTTCTTCAACGTCGCCGGGACCGATGCGACCGACGAGCGCCTGGCCATCGAGGCGACGATCGCCCCCGAGCTGGCCGCGCACCTGGACGGGGTGCGGCTCAACGAGGGCCTGTGGGCGCGGATCAAGCGGGTCGCGGAGCTTTGCGACGGCCCGGCCGACGCCGAATCCGGCGTGCCGGAGCTCGACGACGAGGCGCGCCGGTTGCTGGACAAGGTCGTCCGCGACTTCCGGCGGGCCGGCGCGGATCTCGATGACGAGGGCAAGAAGCGCCTGAAGGAGACCAACTCCCGCCTGTCCGAGCTGTCGACGGCGTTCGGCGAGAACCTGCTGGCGGACACCAACGATCGCGCCGTCGTGGTCACCGAGGAATCCGACCTGGCCGGGCTGTCGCAGTCCGCGAAGGACAACCTCGCCCGGGCCGCCCGCAAGGCCGGCCGCGAAGACGGCTGGCTGATCCCGCTGGACCTGCCCAGCGTGCAGGCGATCCTCTCCGAGCTGGAGTCCCCGGACACCCGCGCCCGCGTCTACGCAGCCTCCATCGCGCGCGGCACCGGCGAGGGCCACGACAACCGCCCGGTGCTGCTGGAGGAGGTGCGCCTGCGGGCCGAGCGCGCGCGGCTGCTGGGGTACGGCACCCACGCCGACTACGTCATCGACGACGAGACCGCGGGCGACGCGGCGGCCGCCAAGAAGTTGATCACCGACCTGGCCCCGGCGGCCGTCGCCAATGCCGAAGGCGAGTACAAGCGCATCGCCGACCTGGCCGCCGAGGAGGCGGGCTCGGATGTCGAGGGCGCCGACGACGTCGGCGCACCGGATTGGCCGTACTGGGCCGAGCGGCGCCGGGCCGAGGAGTTCGCCGTCGACGGCGAGAAGCTCAAGGCGTACTTCCCGCTGGACCGGGTGCTTCGCGACGGCGTCTTCCACGCGGCGAAGAAGCTCTACGGCATCGACGTGGTCCCGCGCGAGGACCTCGTCGGCTACGCCCCGGGCGTGACCGTGTGGGAGGTGCGCGACGAGGGTTCCGCGGCCGCGACCTCGGCTGAGACTTCGACTGCGGCTGCTGAAACCGGCACCGGCACCGACGCGGACACCGGCACCGACGCGGTCACCGGCACCGACACCGGCATCGGGCTCATCCTCACCGACTTCTTCGCCCGCCCGACCAAGCGCGGCGGCGCGTGGATGAGCTCCTTCGTCGACCAGTCGCATCTGCTGGGGACCAAGCCGGTGGTGGTCAACGTGCTCAACATCGCCGAACCGGCGGAGGGGGAGCAGGCGCTGCTGACGCTCGACGAGGTCACCACCCTCTTCCACGAGTTCGGCCACGCCCTCCACGGCCTGCTGTCCGACGTCCGCTACCCGCGCTTCTCCGGCACCAACGTGCCGCGCGACTTCGTCGAGTTCCCCTCGCAGATCAACGAGAACTGGGCGCTGGAGCCGTCGATCCTGGCCAACTACGCATTCCACGTGGACACCGGCGAGCCCATCCCCGGCGAGCTGGTCGAGGCGGTCAAGCGCGCCCGCACGGCCGGCGAGGGCTTCGCGACGGCGGAGTACCTCGCCGCATCCGCCCTGGATCTGGCCTGGCACTCGCTGTCTCCCGAGGAAGCGGAGGCGATCACCGACGTCGGGGAGTTCGAGCAGAACGCGCTGGAGGAGTTCGGCCTCGACGTGGCCAACCTCGCCCCGCGGTACCGCTCGACGTACTTCAACCACATCTTCGCGGGCGGCTATTCGGCGGGCTACTACTCCTACCTGTGGGCCGAGGCCCTCGACGCCGACGGTTTCGGCTGGTTCGCCGACAACGGCGGGGCCACCCGGGAGGGCGGCGACCGGTTCCGCGGCGCGATCCTCTCGCGCGGCGGCGCCATCGACTTCGCGGAGGCCTACCGCGAGTTCCGCGGCCGCGACAAGGACATCCGCCCGCTGCTCGAGCGCCGGGGCCTGGCCGGGGCCGACGTCTCCGCCGGGGGCGTCGGGTAA
- a CDS encoding DUF1266 domain-containing protein, producing MALFSRLKNGGPPRTTMFLGEDPRGPDEEMEFTWSGAPLDDESIRALATGLQFAFSWRADNDRLHMLPGTREREAEISAWIDMLHEWWGATDGESIRATVRNLQSGLNSPFYEVVNPLVTEALADDVHPTHRNSLQARHLDFLAGVERFHGRPPGFFADDYRAWIQVLRAGGAECVGGELPSHIMGWDLMRAAMLARGGATVGYIEDAEAWDMLAQNLELARSYYANWGQYARGYVVGHMFWASQTDVATAIGDTRGRAESMVRCLETALSPWRRVALHEGTPFHGVDEWTSFEPTRR from the coding sequence ATGGCATTGTTTTCGCGCTTGAAGAACGGCGGCCCCCCGCGCACGACGATGTTCCTCGGCGAGGACCCGCGGGGTCCGGACGAGGAGATGGAATTCACCTGGTCCGGCGCCCCGCTCGACGACGAATCGATCCGCGCCCTGGCCACCGGCCTGCAATTCGCCTTCTCCTGGCGCGCGGACAACGATCGGCTGCACATGCTGCCGGGCACCCGCGAACGTGAGGCGGAGATCTCCGCGTGGATCGACATGCTCCACGAATGGTGGGGAGCCACCGACGGGGAGTCGATCCGCGCCACGGTTCGCAATCTCCAGTCCGGGTTGAACTCCCCGTTCTACGAGGTGGTCAACCCCCTGGTCACGGAAGCGCTCGCCGACGACGTCCACCCGACGCACCGCAACAGCCTCCAGGCGAGGCATCTGGATTTCCTGGCCGGGGTCGAACGGTTCCACGGCCGCCCGCCGGGCTTCTTCGCCGACGATTACCGCGCCTGGATCCAGGTGCTGCGCGCGGGCGGCGCCGAGTGCGTCGGCGGGGAATTGCCGTCGCACATCATGGGGTGGGACCTCATGCGCGCGGCCATGCTCGCCCGCGGCGGGGCGACGGTCGGCTACATCGAGGACGCCGAAGCATGGGACATGCTCGCGCAGAACCTGGAGCTCGCGCGCAGCTACTACGCCAACTGGGGCCAGTACGCCCGCGGGTACGTCGTCGGGCACATGTTCTGGGCGTCGCAGACCGACGTCGCCACGGCCATCGGCGACACGAGGGGGCGCGCGGAGAGCATGGTGCGGTGCCTGGAAACCGCCCTGAGCCCGTGGCGGCGCGTGGCCCTGCATGAGGGGACGCCGTTCCACGGGGTCGACGAGTGGACGTCGTTCGAGCCGACGCGGCGGTGA
- a CDS encoding carboxylesterase family protein, which produces MDESRTSPGAAPDCGTASDTFTVDAPAGPLTGRVRGGVLQIHTIPYATAAPFGPSSPVPPGPHDGRAPIGDPVGDGSGTPLREGVGHMQLTLTAPLAGLRAPGGEEAAGDVGRTAADPHPWGSRPILLWIHGGRFEEGHPSEPWCSGRRFSEEGIVTVSLGYRKRLDGFWRKAGEGRVGEPGAAPYRAVDDLILALRWVRDNAPAFGADPGNVTLTGQSAGAGLALALASDPRSEGLVHRVIAMSPGLSRGSGGALRRALGRIGGIGPDGAPSPEITDRAYRLLAAVAPTDTAVGPRIREIRPRLPLLVTATSEEFHFAPPLVAADRLPGNRFLARIIGAAHGGTGPLPPEAGDRPIGGVISDASIRASAVAVADSSAAAGTPTWVGEFRPGRGTGIGPDGKVTDGAPHCVDLTRFFGREDGHPYHGEVLSFIRTGDPGWPRYSAPERTGRIWYGGGHEAVEADEPDPWGGVRAMFGKR; this is translated from the coding sequence ATGGACGAATCCCGCACCTCCCCCGGCGCCGCGCCCGATTGCGGCACCGCCTCCGACACGTTCACCGTCGATGCCCCGGCCGGGCCACTGACGGGGCGGGTGCGCGGCGGGGTGCTGCAGATCCACACGATCCCCTACGCCACCGCCGCCCCCTTCGGCCCGTCGTCGCCGGTGCCCCCGGGCCCCCACGACGGCCGCGCCCCCATCGGCGATCCCGTCGGCGACGGGTCCGGCACCCCTCTTCGCGAGGGCGTCGGCCACATGCAGCTGACCCTCACCGCGCCGCTGGCGGGGCTCCGCGCGCCCGGGGGCGAAGAGGCCGCGGGGGACGTCGGCCGGACCGCAGCCGACCCGCACCCGTGGGGTTCCCGCCCGATCCTCCTGTGGATCCACGGCGGCCGTTTCGAGGAGGGCCACCCCTCCGAGCCGTGGTGCAGCGGCCGGCGTTTCTCCGAGGAGGGCATCGTCACCGTGTCCCTGGGTTACCGCAAGCGGCTCGACGGATTCTGGCGGAAGGCCGGCGAGGGCCGCGTCGGCGAACCCGGCGCCGCCCCCTACCGGGCGGTCGATGATCTGATCCTGGCGCTTCGGTGGGTGCGCGACAACGCCCCCGCGTTCGGCGCGGACCCGGGCAACGTGACGCTGACCGGGCAGTCGGCGGGCGCGGGCCTGGCCCTGGCGCTGGCCTCGGACCCGCGGTCGGAGGGCCTCGTGCACCGGGTCATCGCCATGTCGCCCGGGTTGTCCAGGGGTTCGGGCGGTGCTTTGCGACGGGCCCTCGGCCGCATCGGAGGAATCGGCCCGGACGGGGCTCCGTCGCCGGAGATCACCGACCGCGCCTACCGGCTCCTCGCGGCCGTGGCGCCGACGGACACGGCCGTGGGACCGCGCATCCGCGAGATCCGGCCCCGGCTGCCGTTGCTGGTGACCGCCACGAGCGAGGAGTTCCACTTCGCGCCGCCCCTCGTCGCGGCCGATCGGCTGCCGGGAAACAGGTTCCTGGCCAGGATCATCGGCGCGGCGCACGGCGGGACGGGGCCGCTGCCGCCGGAGGCCGGCGACCGGCCGATCGGCGGGGTGATCTCGGATGCCTCCATCCGGGCCAGTGCCGTGGCGGTCGCGGATTCCTCCGCGGCCGCGGGTACGCCGACGTGGGTGGGCGAGTTCCGGCCCGGGCGCGGCACGGGCATCGGCCCCGATGGGAAGGTGACCGACGGCGCGCCGCATTGCGTCGACCTCACGCGCTTCTTCGGCCGCGAGGACGGCCACCCGTACCACGGCGAGGTTCTGTCGTTCATCCGGACGGGCGACCCCGGCTGGCCCCGGTATTCGGCGCCCGAGCGCACCGGCCGCATCTGGTACGGCGGCGGCCACGAGGCCGTCGAAGCCGACGAACCCGACCCGTGGGGCGGGGTCCGGGCCATGTTCGGCAAACGCTGA
- a CDS encoding AAA family ATPase encodes MAEHPRPRNPFRPTFGVSPQVLAGRDRLLEDFELALAEGPGSPYRAILVSGSRGIGKTVLLNELEDVARGRGWVIARAHVGESLVDDLVRTTLPALIADIADEPPRRAVTGASITGLGSITVSAPADDRPAPTLIGRLREVSELLRARGTGLLITVDEVQSADPAAMKTLAIAYQDLIRDDFDVAFAAAGLPRGIDELLQLEGTTFLRRAERLELGPVDRDAAIDALARTSADGGIPMDGAAAAAAADISRGYPYLIQLVGSLAWARASLDDGTAITRSDVAAIRDRAIERMGAQVHRPSLREVPDGERIVLEAMADIMAETGEDSAATGEIAERLGLTPQGLSPRRARLIERELVRAPQFGRLEFALPYFAEYLLSLR; translated from the coding sequence ATGGCCGAGCACCCGCGCCCACGCAACCCCTTCCGCCCGACGTTCGGGGTATCGCCGCAGGTCCTGGCCGGTCGTGACCGGCTTCTCGAGGATTTCGAGCTCGCCCTGGCCGAGGGGCCGGGCAGCCCCTACCGGGCGATTCTCGTCAGCGGGTCGAGGGGCATCGGCAAGACCGTCCTGCTCAACGAGCTCGAGGACGTCGCCCGCGGCCGGGGATGGGTGATCGCGCGGGCGCACGTGGGTGAATCGCTCGTCGACGACCTCGTGCGCACCACGTTGCCGGCGCTCATCGCGGACATCGCGGATGAGCCGCCCCGCCGCGCGGTCACCGGCGCGTCGATCACCGGGCTCGGCTCCATCACCGTGTCCGCGCCCGCCGACGACAGGCCGGCGCCGACCCTCATCGGCCGCCTGCGCGAGGTTTCGGAGCTGCTCCGCGCCCGCGGCACGGGACTGCTGATCACCGTCGACGAGGTCCAGAGCGCGGACCCGGCGGCCATGAAGACGCTGGCGATCGCCTACCAGGACCTGATCCGCGACGATTTCGACGTCGCCTTCGCCGCCGCCGGCCTGCCGCGCGGCATCGACGAATTGCTCCAGCTGGAGGGCACGACCTTCCTCCGCCGCGCCGAACGCCTCGAGCTCGGCCCCGTCGACCGCGACGCCGCCATCGACGCCCTCGCGCGCACCTCCGCCGACGGCGGCATCCCCATGGACGGCGCCGCCGCGGCCGCGGCGGCGGACATCTCGCGCGGGTACCCGTACCTGATCCAGCTGGTGGGCTCGCTGGCGTGGGCGCGGGCCTCGCTTGACGACGGCACGGCGATAACCCGGTCCGACGTCGCCGCGATCCGCGACCGCGCCATCGAGCGCATGGGCGCCCAGGTGCACAGGCCATCGCTGCGGGAAGTGCCCGACGGCGAGCGCATCGTGCTGGAGGCGATGGCCGACATCATGGCGGAGACCGGGGAAGATTCCGCGGCAACCGGCGAGATCGCCGAGCGGCTCGGCCTGACTCCGCAGGGGTTGTCGCCCCGGCGGGCGCGGCTCATCGAACGGGAATTGGTCCGGGCCCCGCAGTTCGGCCGGCTCGAGTTCGCGCTGCCGTACTTCGCCGAGTACCTGCTGTCGCTGCGCTGA
- a CDS encoding PH domain-containing protein, translating into MALDLLDPDDPELTPVSPKLAAVRRISAAIWFLPPLIAATAAAVFLHPLSWIAVALVAAAFAWTLWIIGRQVSAHRYREDAEDMIVARGRWWRSVTVVPYGRIQFIDIDEGPLLRAFGLATVKLNTASASSDAQLSGIPRAEARALRERLSGRARERMAGL; encoded by the coding sequence ATGGCGCTCGACCTGCTGGATCCGGATGATCCCGAATTGACCCCAGTGTCCCCGAAACTCGCGGCCGTGCGCCGCATCTCGGCGGCCATCTGGTTCCTCCCGCCGCTCATCGCGGCGACGGCGGCGGCCGTGTTCCTGCACCCGCTGTCGTGGATCGCCGTGGCGTTGGTCGCGGCGGCGTTCGCGTGGACTCTCTGGATCATCGGCCGCCAGGTGTCGGCCCACCGCTACCGGGAGGACGCGGAGGACATGATCGTCGCCCGCGGCCGGTGGTGGCGCTCGGTCACGGTGGTCCCCTACGGGCGCATCCAGTTCATCGACATCGACGAGGGCCCGCTCCTGCGCGCGTTCGGCCTGGCCACCGTGAAGCTGAACACCGCGTCCGCGTCGTCCGACGCACAGCTTTCGGGGATCCCGCGCGCCGAGGCCCGCGCCCTGCGCGAGCGCCTCTCCGGCCGCGCCCGCGAGAGAATGGCGGGGCTGTGA
- a CDS encoding PH domain-containing protein gives MTHPEPRPAGPSDGHGGPIGPGRRRVHPLTPLLAGARALAAIIAIIAFNVVQQATFAGDLIELATGTGPLLWLSATGISVLVLAITAVASWVSWRHRFFELADDEVRIGSGWLIRSRRTARFDRVQAVDVNQPLLARLAGLGEVKVETAGGDHSDLTIRFLPLDDCRAVRAAVLEAKRDTAGDAGDTAAGIHDTHFHDTDDDPFTTGDWGAAVSPAPGSATVLHGPVPPPRLFGSAIIGPGLLLLALPVVFVGAAFAATTAFGLGGGVTLGEAVALAIGAVAGTSFIGIAVFFAGIVASAWQRWNKFHGFTLSADDAAGRLHISAA, from the coding sequence GTGACCCACCCCGAACCCCGGCCCGCGGGCCCTTCCGACGGCCACGGGGGCCCGATCGGGCCCGGCCGCCGCCGGGTCCACCCCCTCACCCCGCTGCTGGCCGGCGCACGGGCGCTGGCGGCGATCATCGCCATCATCGCGTTCAACGTGGTCCAGCAGGCGACCTTCGCGGGCGATCTGATCGAGCTGGCCACGGGTACGGGCCCGCTCCTCTGGTTGTCGGCCACGGGCATCTCGGTGCTGGTCCTCGCCATCACCGCAGTCGCGTCATGGGTGTCCTGGCGCCACCGGTTCTTCGAGCTCGCCGACGACGAGGTCCGGATCGGCTCGGGGTGGCTGATCAGGTCGCGCCGCACCGCCCGGTTCGACCGCGTGCAGGCGGTCGACGTCAACCAACCGCTGCTGGCGCGACTGGCGGGGCTCGGCGAAGTGAAGGTGGAAACCGCCGGCGGCGACCACTCGGACCTGACCATCCGCTTCCTCCCCCTGGACGACTGCCGGGCGGTGCGCGCCGCGGTGCTCGAGGCGAAACGGGACACTGCGGGCGACGCGGGAGACACGGCCGCGGGAATCCACGACACGCACTTCCACGACACGGACGACGACCCGTTCACCACCGGCGACTGGGGCGCGGCCGTGAGCCCGGCCCCCGGCTCCGCGACGGTCCTCCACGGCCCGGTCCCGCCGCCGCGCCTGTTCGGGTCGGCGATCATCGGCCCCGGACTGCTGTTGCTGGCGTTGCCCGTGGTCTTCGTCGGCGCCGCCTTCGCGGCGACGACCGCTTTCGGCCTCGGCGGGGGCGTCACGCTCGGCGAAGCCGTGGCACTGGCCATCGGCGCCGTCGCCGGCACGTCGTTCATCGGCATCGCGGTGTTTTTCGCCGGCATCGTCGCGTCGGCGTGGCAGAGGTGGAACAAATTCCACGGTTTCACCCTGTCCGCCGACGACGCCGCCGGTCGCCTCCACATCAGCGCCGCCTGA